One region of Populus trichocarpa isolate Nisqually-1 chromosome 4, P.trichocarpa_v4.1, whole genome shotgun sequence genomic DNA includes:
- the LOC7494521 gene encoding pentatricopeptide repeat-containing protein At1g62930, chloroplastic isoform X2 — protein sequence MMMAAAAAVRRRGSEAFFIGAQIQRCQMKIMGMILLLSPTTLSLLSTNHSNSISSSSSSSRYKHSNDASLFRNIDDALSCFNHMLHRKPLPCIIQFNKLLSAIVKMRQYYDAVISLSKQMELAGLSPNTYTLNMLINCFCQLQRIDLGFSVLAKGIKLGLQPTIVTFNTLTNGLCKVGKFSQAAELFDDMVARGCQPNVHTYNTIINGLCKIGETAAAARLLKKMEEAGCQPNVVTYSTIIDGLRKDRRVNEALDIFSYMKAKGISPDIFTYTSLIKGLCNSSRWKDASAMLNEMRSLNIMPDSVIFNVLINTFCKEGKVSQAQGVLKTMTEMGVEPDIVTYSSLMYGYSLCMEVVEARKLFDVMITKGYKPDVFCYNILINGYCKATRIDKAKQLYNEMILQGLTPDKVTYNTLIHGLCQLGRLREAQDLFKNMHKNGNLPDLFAYSILLDGLCKQGYLGKAFRLFRAMQSSSLKPDLVMYNILVDAMCKSGNLKDARELFSELFVKGLQPNVQIYTTIINGLCKEGLLDEALEAFRNMEEDGCPPDEFSYNVIIRGFLQHKDESRAVHLIGEMRDRGFIADAGTTMW from the coding sequence ATGATgatggcggcggcggcggcggtgAGACGTCGAGGTTCAGAAGCCTTTTTTATTGGGGCCCAAATTCAGCGATGTCAAATGAAAATAATGGGTATGATTCTTCTTCTATCTCCAACCACTTTATCACTGTTGTCTACCAACCACTCCAACTCCATTTCTTCCTCTAGCAGTAGCAGTAGATATAAACACAGCAATGATGCTTCTTTATTTAGAAACATTGATGATGCCCTTTCTTGTTTCAATCACATGCTTCATAGGAAACCCCTGCCTTGTATCAtccaattcaataaattattatctGCAATTGTCAAAATGAGACAGTATTACGATGCTGTGATTTCTCTTTCCAAACAAATGGAATTAGCTGGGCTCTCTCCTAATACTTATACCCTTAATATGTTGATTAATTGCTTCTGCCAGTTGCAACGTATTGATCTTGGGTTCTCTGTCTTGGCCAAAGGCATTAAACTTGGTCTTCAACCCACTATTGTCACATTTAACACCTTAACCAATGGGCTCTGTAAAGTGGGTAAATTTTCCCAAGCCGCGGAATTATTTGATGACATGGTGGCAAGAGGGTGTCAACCTAATGTCCACACTTATAATACAATTATCAATGGCTTATGTAAGATCGGGGaaactgctgctgctgctagaTTGCTTAAGAAAATGGAAGAGGCAGGCTGCCAGCCTAATGTGGTGACATACAGTACAATCATTGACGGTCTTCGCAAAGATAGGCGGGTGAATGAGGCTTTAGATATCTTCTCTTATATGAAGGCTAAAGGCATTTCCCCTGATATTTTCACTTACACCTCTTTAATCAAGGGCTTATGCAATTCCAGCCGATGGAAGGACGCTTCAGCAATGCTAAATGAAATGAGGAGTTTGAATATCATGCCAGATAGTGTCATCTTCAACGTGCTAATTAATACATTTTGTAAAGAAGGCAAGGTTTCACAGGCTCAAGGTGTGTTAAAAACAATGACTGAAATGGGTGTGGAGCCTGATATTGTTACTTACAGCTCATTGATGTATGGATATTCCTTGTGTATGGAAGTTGTTGAAGCTAGAAAGCTTTTTGATGTCATGATAACCAAGGGTTATAAACCTGATGTTTTTTGTTATAACATCTTAATTAACGGATATTGTAAGGCCACAAGGATAGATAAGGCCAAGCAACTTTATAATGAAATGATTCTTCAAGGCTTAACTCCGGACAAAGTTACTTACAACACCCTTATTCATGGCTTGTGCCAATTAGGCAGGCTTAGGGAAGCACAAGATCTTTTCAAGAATATGCACAAGAATGGCAACCTCCCAGATTTATTTGCTTACTCAATATTGCTCGATGGCCTTTGCAAACAAGGGTATCTTGGAAAGGCATTCAGATTGTTTCGAGCAATGCAAAGTTCCTCCTTGAAGCCTGATCTGGTGATGTATAACATCCTGGTTGATGCCATGTGCAAATCCGGGAATCTTAAAGATGCAAGGGAACTGTTTTCAGAACTCTTTGTCAAAGGTTTGCAGCCTAATGTTCAGATATACACTACAATAATAAATGGACTTTGTAAAGAAGGATTGTTAGATGAAGCATTGGAAGCTTTCCGAAATATGGAAGAGGATGGCTGCCCTCCAGATGAATTTTCTTATAATGTTATTATCCGAGGATTTCTCCAGCACAAGGATGAATCAAGGGCAGTGCATCTTATTGGTGAAATGAGAGACAGAGGTTTCATTGCAGATGCGGGGACCACAATGTGGTAG
- the LOC7494521 gene encoding pentatricopeptide repeat-containing protein At1g62930, chloroplastic isoform X1, whose product MMMAAAAAVRRRGSEAFFIGAQIQRCQMKIMGMILLLSPTTLSLLSTNHSNSISSSSSSSRYKHSNDASLFRNIDDALSCFNHMLHRKPLPCIIQFNKLLSAIVKMRQYYDAVISLSKQMELAGLSPNTYTLNMLINCFCQLQRIDLGFSVLAKGIKLGLQPTIVTFNTLTNGLCKVGKFSQAAELFDDMVARGCQPNVHTYNTIINGLCKIGETAAAARLLKKMEEAGCQPNVVTYSTIIDGLRKDRRVNEALDIFSYMKAKGISPDIFTYTSLIKGLCNSSRWKDASAMLNEMRSLNIMPDSVIFNVLINTFCKEGKVSQAQGVLKTMTEMGVEPDIVTYSSLMYGYSLCMEVVEARKLFDVMITKGYKPDVFCYNILINGYCKATRIDKAKQLYNEMILQGLTPDKVTYNTLIHGLCQLGRLREAQDLFKNMHKNGNLPDLFAYSILLDGLCKQGYLGKAFRLFRAMQSSSLKPDLVMYNILVDAMCKSGNLKDARELFSELFVKGLQPNVQIYTTIINGLCKEGLLDEALEAFRNMEEDGCPPDEFSYNVIIRGFLQHKDESRAVHLIGEMRDRGFITDAGTTAW is encoded by the coding sequence ATGATgatggcggcggcggcggcggtgAGACGTCGAGGTTCAGAAGCCTTTTTTATTGGGGCCCAAATTCAGCGATGTCAAATGAAAATAATGGGTATGATTCTTCTTCTATCTCCAACCACTTTATCACTGTTGTCTACCAACCACTCCAACTCCATTTCTTCCTCTAGCAGTAGCAGTAGATATAAACACAGCAATGATGCTTCTTTATTTAGAAACATTGATGATGCCCTTTCTTGTTTCAATCACATGCTTCATAGGAAACCCCTGCCTTGTATCAtccaattcaataaattattatctGCAATTGTCAAAATGAGACAGTATTACGATGCTGTGATTTCTCTTTCCAAACAAATGGAATTAGCTGGGCTCTCTCCTAATACTTATACCCTTAATATGTTGATTAATTGCTTCTGCCAGTTGCAACGTATTGATCTTGGGTTCTCTGTCTTGGCCAAAGGCATTAAACTTGGTCTTCAACCCACTATTGTCACATTTAACACCTTAACCAATGGGCTCTGTAAAGTGGGTAAATTTTCCCAAGCCGCGGAATTATTTGATGACATGGTGGCAAGAGGGTGTCAACCTAATGTCCACACTTATAATACAATTATCAATGGCTTATGTAAGATCGGGGaaactgctgctgctgctagaTTGCTTAAGAAAATGGAAGAGGCAGGCTGCCAGCCTAATGTGGTGACATACAGTACAATCATTGACGGTCTTCGCAAAGATAGGCGGGTGAATGAGGCTTTAGATATCTTCTCTTATATGAAGGCTAAAGGCATTTCCCCTGATATTTTCACTTACACCTCTTTAATCAAGGGCTTATGCAATTCCAGCCGATGGAAGGACGCTTCAGCAATGCTAAATGAAATGAGGAGTTTGAATATCATGCCAGATAGTGTCATCTTCAACGTGCTAATTAATACATTTTGTAAAGAAGGCAAGGTTTCACAGGCTCAAGGTGTGTTAAAAACAATGACTGAAATGGGTGTGGAGCCTGATATTGTTACTTACAGCTCATTGATGTATGGATATTCCTTGTGTATGGAAGTTGTTGAAGCTAGAAAGCTTTTTGATGTCATGATAACCAAGGGTTATAAACCTGATGTTTTTTGTTATAACATCTTAATTAACGGATATTGTAAGGCCACAAGGATAGATAAGGCCAAGCAACTTTATAATGAAATGATTCTTCAAGGCTTAACTCCGGACAAAGTTACTTACAACACCCTTATTCATGGCTTGTGCCAATTAGGCAGGCTTAGGGAAGCACAAGATCTTTTCAAGAATATGCACAAGAATGGCAACCTCCCAGATTTATTTGCTTACTCAATATTGCTCGATGGCCTTTGCAAACAAGGGTATCTTGGAAAGGCATTCAGATTGTTTCGAGCAATGCAAAGTTCCTCCTTGAAGCCTGATCTGGTGATGTATAACATCCTGGTTGATGCCATGTGCAAATCCGGGAATCTTAAAGATGCAAGGGAACTGTTTTCAGAACTCTTTGTCAAAGGTTTGCAGCCTAATGTTCAGATATACACTACAATAATAAATGGACTTTGTAAAGAAGGATTGTTAGATGAAGCATTGGAAGCTTTCCGAAATATGGAAGAGGATGGCTGCCCTCCAGATGAATTTTCTTATAATGTTATTATCCGAGGATTTCTCCAGCACAAGGATGAATCAAGGGCAGTGCATCTTATTGGTGAAATGAGAGACAGAG